From one Drosophila subpulchrella strain 33 F10 #4 breed RU33 chromosome 3L, RU_Dsub_v1.1 Primary Assembly, whole genome shotgun sequence genomic stretch:
- the LOC119554833 gene encoding uncharacterized protein LOC119554833 → MDNWDTETRIWIVRRYHALESVVSVQREYRRTFGGNPPSRWTIMRLVSNFAEHGTVNRRPYHRNPSVQTEETIAAVAAAIQNNQHVSTRSLSAQMGVSRQSFQSIMHKDLVLFPYKIQMANKLNAADLPIRLEFCQKMLQMVDEDGNMLNCLFMSDEANFDLNGNINKQNCRIWSASNPQILHETELHPLRVTVWCAVSSRCIVGPYFFEENGHTVTLTGDRYSRMLREFFYPELRRMRISFNSVWFQQDGAVTHIAQPVMTELRRKFPNKLTSRNSTFRWPPRSPDLTAPDFFLWGYCKQEVYKAKPTNLNELRQSIRETIAAIPVSTLQAVMNNFLLRCRTCIKEQGGI, encoded by the coding sequence atggATAACTGGGACACTGAAACAAGAATTTGGATTGTCCGCCGCTATCACGCACTGGAGTCCGTAGTTTCGGTTCAAAGAGAGTATAGGCGCACGTTTGGCGGCAATCCTCCGAGCAGATGGACCATAATGAGACTTGTAAGCAATTTTGCCGAGCATGGGACAGTCAACAGAAGACCTTACCATCGAAACCCTTCAGTTCAAACGGAGGAAACAATCGCTGCTGTAGCTGCTGCCATACAAAACAATCAACATGTTTCGACAAGAAGCTTATCTGCTCAAATGGGTGTAAGCAGACAGTCATTTCAGTCAATTATGCACAAAGATTTGGTCTTATTcccatataaaattcaaatggcCAACAAACTTAACGCTGCAGACTTGCCGATTCGCTTGGAATTTTGCCAGAAGATGCTTCAAATGGTGGATGAGGATGGTAACATGTTGAACTGTCTTTTCATGTCTGACGAGGctaatttcgatttaaacggcaatataaacaaacaaaattgtcGAATATGGAGTGCTTCCAACCCACAGATACTCCATGAGACGGAATTGCATCCACTTCGTGTCACAGTGTGGTGTGCAGTTTCATCACGCTGCATTGTCGGGCCCTACTTCTTTGAAGAAAACGGTCACACCGTTACGCTTACTGGAGACCGTTACTCGAGAATGTTGAGAGAGTTTTTCTATCCAGAATTACGCCGAATGAGAATTTCTTTCAATTCTGTGTGGTTTCAGCAAGATGGTGCAGTTACTCACATAGCCCAACCTGTTATGACAGAATTGCGACGAAAATTTCCCAATAAGCTGACATCCAGAAACTCCACATTCCGTTGGCCACCCAGGTCGCCTGACCTTACTGCACCTGACTTTTTCTTGTGGGGTTATTGCAAACAGGAAGTCTACAAAGCAAAACCAACAAATTTGAATGAACTAAGGCAATCCATTCGAGAAACAATTGCGGCTATTCCTGTCTCAACTCTCCAAGCAGTAATGAATAACTTTTTGTTAAGATGCCGCACATGCATCAAAGAGCAGGGGGGCATTTAA